In one window of Duganella dendranthematis DNA:
- a CDS encoding recombinase family protein encodes MSSPPKAYSYIRFSTPEQQNGDSFRRQAELSLAYAETHGLILDERLTYRDLGVSAFDKSNIRDGQLGAFLKAVESGIVPVGSYLLVESLDRISRAKITDALEIFMRIINQGIKLVTLADGMEYSKEKADKQFTDIIISIAIMSRAHEESLMKSKRIKEAWANKRANADKVKLTASAPGWLELNDTRSEYIAVPHKTKLVQDIFDWTRNGIGAATIAKRLNENGVPTFGARAKNMWHVSYIKKILSNRAVLGEFQPHIVVDGKRVPEGEPFLNYYPRIISDEVFLLASSAVQSRKTGSAGRKGVGLSNLFSGLLRCGYCQGPMVYLNKGHNGPRSKLLVCSHAKGGKDCLYVPWEYPYFEKSVLTYCQGLDVEHFLQLDDAATSKITALAEQITLLKASIEDISKKEANIMTAIESGLMVQQFEARARQLEQQRTHVEAELRTVQNRYERAASAKIDIASVRATIDDLVTRMSELSGDELYDLRSELSQQVKRIVGRIAMYPGGYIDKTKFVAAYRKHLLSKGHTQEEVTERIAVELKTTPNPDERFFTMISRTASIRMIKPNNENPEILHFETPGTDITANVHTQAENIGVLGQVLENRAKAISPS; translated from the coding sequence TCCAGTCCACCAAAAGCATACTCCTACATCCGTTTTTCCACCCCTGAACAGCAGAATGGCGACTCATTCCGACGTCAAGCTGAATTGTCCTTGGCCTATGCCGAGACTCACGGCCTCATCCTTGACGAACGCCTTACCTACCGCGATCTAGGTGTTTCCGCCTTCGACAAATCGAATATCCGCGATGGCCAACTCGGCGCCTTCTTAAAAGCGGTTGAGTCAGGCATAGTACCTGTCGGCTCATATTTGCTCGTCGAATCGCTCGACCGTATATCCAGAGCGAAGATTACTGACGCACTAGAAATCTTCATGCGGATCATCAATCAGGGGATCAAACTGGTCACCTTGGCCGACGGCATGGAATACAGCAAAGAGAAAGCGGATAAGCAGTTCACCGATATCATCATATCTATCGCGATCATGTCCCGCGCCCACGAAGAATCGCTGATGAAGAGTAAGCGAATCAAAGAGGCATGGGCCAATAAACGCGCAAACGCCGACAAGGTTAAGCTGACAGCATCAGCGCCGGGGTGGCTCGAGCTGAACGATACTCGCAGTGAATACATCGCCGTGCCACACAAGACGAAATTGGTTCAGGACATTTTCGATTGGACGCGTAACGGCATTGGAGCTGCAACCATTGCAAAGCGTTTAAACGAAAATGGCGTGCCGACGTTCGGAGCGCGAGCTAAGAATATGTGGCATGTTTCTTACATCAAGAAAATTCTGAGTAACCGAGCAGTGCTTGGCGAGTTTCAGCCTCACATCGTAGTGGACGGGAAGCGTGTGCCTGAAGGTGAGCCATTCCTGAATTATTATCCGCGCATCATTTCCGATGAGGTGTTTTTGCTCGCGTCGTCCGCCGTGCAGTCACGAAAAACGGGAAGCGCTGGTCGAAAAGGTGTGGGATTATCGAATTTATTCTCTGGCCTTTTGCGGTGCGGATACTGCCAAGGCCCAATGGTTTACCTGAACAAGGGGCATAACGGACCTCGCAGCAAATTACTTGTTTGTTCCCATGCAAAAGGCGGCAAAGATTGCCTCTACGTGCCGTGGGAGTATCCGTACTTCGAGAAAAGCGTACTGACCTACTGTCAAGGATTAGACGTTGAACATTTCCTCCAGCTAGACGACGCCGCCACATCAAAAATCACGGCACTAGCTGAACAGATCACACTGCTCAAAGCATCCATCGAAGATATTTCGAAGAAGGAAGCGAACATCATGACGGCCATCGAGTCCGGCCTCATGGTTCAACAATTTGAGGCACGCGCTCGCCAGCTCGAACAGCAACGAACGCACGTCGAAGCTGAATTGCGAACTGTGCAAAATAGGTATGAACGAGCAGCAAGCGCAAAAATCGATATTGCGTCGGTACGTGCAACCATTGACGATCTCGTGACCCGGATGAGCGAACTATCTGGCGATGAGTTGTACGACTTGCGTTCGGAACTCAGTCAGCAAGTGAAACGAATAGTGGGAAGGATTGCGATGTATCCCGGTGGTTATATCGACAAAACCAAATTCGTCGCGGCATATAGAAAGCACTTACTCTCCAAGGGACATACGCAGGAAGAGGTTACTGAACGTATCGCGGTTGAATTGAAAACGACGCCAAATCCTGACGAACGATTCTTCACCATGATTTCACGCACAGCCTCCATAAGGATGATCAAGCCGAACAACGAAAATCCTGAAATACTTCACTTCGAAACACCGGGTACGGATATTACGGCCAACGTCCATACGCAGGCTGAAAACATCGGCGTACTCGGACAGGTACTTGAAAATCGAGCTAAAGCAATTTCTCCGAGCTAA